GTTTTCAGGAAAAGTAAGAAAATTTGCAAGGTCATTGTCGTTTGTGAAAAGTAGAAGTCCGGCTGTATCCATATCTAGCCGACCGACTGCAAAGAGACGCTCAGGAATTGCATTAGCTATTAAAAATGCTTGCAAGTCGTCATACACAGTTGCACGACCTAATTCATCAGCGCAGGTGGTTACAACGCCTCTACGTTTGTTCATGACAACATAGCGCAAAGTTTGTTTGGGTGGCATCTCAATCCCAATTAGCTCAATTTTTGCATTGAGCGGCACAAGCATTTCAGGAGAGTCTGCTACGATACCATTTACTTTTACTTTTTTTGCGGCAATCCAGCGCGCAGCTTCCTTCCGAGAGCAAATTCCTTGCTTAGACATTACTCGAGCCAGCGAGCGGTATTTGACTGCAGCACGGTGCTTCATTTTAATGAAGTTTATGGCGTCTCTCGCTAATTAAGAAGATTGCAGGCAAAATAAGTAAAACCAAAATTGTGGAAGAAATCATTCCGCCAATCGTGCCAACTGTAAGTCCATACCAGATACTGCTTTTCTCAGCACGAATGAGCATTGGCAAAAGCGATGCAACTGTAAGCAAGCTGGTCATTAAAATTGGACGGACACGCTCCAGAGAGGCTTCTATGGCTGCAGTTTTTATGCTACTTGTCTTTTGGCTTTGGGTTTTTGCCATCATTCTGTCCACCAGTATGATAGAGTTATTTACAACAATGCCGCTGAGCAGCAAGAGAGAAGCATAACCGCCTCTGCCGAAATTGGCATCAAAGAAGTAGAAACTGAGAAATACACCTGCAAGGGCCATCGGCACGGCTAAGATAATTAAAAAAGGTTTCGAGAACGATTCATAGAGCGCAGCAGTTACAATGAAGACAATCAAAAGAGAAAGCAGCGCAGCAGAGATAAAGTCACCTATATTTTGCGCAGAGAAAGAAAAAAAGTCTGCTTGCTTTGCGTCAATGCTGTATCCTGGAGGTAGTGGAAATCGAGAAAGGACATTTTCTATGTAGCGCTGCCCGAAATCATAACGACCTTTGTAGTTGAGCGTAATCCACCGCTGATATTGCTGATTTTCACGCAAAATTTCGGAAAGAATTTTCTGCTGCTCAATGCGAACTAAGTCAGAGAGCCGAACCGATGCAAGTTTCTCATGATAGGTATCAAATGATAAATCGCTTGTAGAATACTGTGCAGCTTCTCTGAATTTAATTTCTGCTTGATATTCACGACTATCCACTACGAGCTGCATCAGCGACATTGTGCCACTAGCTTTCCGCTGGATTGTGCTCAGCACATTTGGCAACGATATGTCGTAGTTTCTTAATGCATTGCGCCTAAGGTTTAGCACAATTTCGCTTCCGCTCTCGAGGTAGCCAAATGCTTTGTCA
The nucleotide sequence above comes from Chloroherpetonaceae bacterium. Encoded proteins:
- a CDS encoding pseudouridine synthase, whose protein sequence is MKHRAAVKYRSLARVMSKQGICSRKEAARWIAAKKVKVNGIVADSPEMLVPLNAKIELIGIEMPPKQTLRYVVMNKRRGVVTTCADELGRATVYDDLQAFLIANAIPERLFAVGRLDMDTAGLLLFTNDNDLANFLTFPENNIPKTYLATLNKPLTIDALKKLESGVEIKVRGQHYFATPRQICPRSSYEVELTLTEGKNREVRRLFQAMGYRVETLLRIGFAALRLDISARPPLLNGRPLEFGTCTECSREEVLGNFTKF